In a single window of the Acidobacteriaceae bacterium genome:
- a CDS encoding FliI/YscN family ATPase translates to MRSQVLGQLEDYVNQCSPIRWKGRVSRVTGNLIESDGPFGCIGEACEIESANGVAFAGEIIGFRGRTVLSMMTEAPAGVRLGDAITAVGRRPSVRVGADLLGRVLDASGKPMDGMGSYRSTRVMEIERPAPQPFERLPIREHLGCGIRALDGFVPCGRGQRLGIFGGSGVGKSTLLGMMSRGTAADVIVMALVGERGREVGEFLEVLGEQGRSRSVVVVSTSNEPPLLRLRAPLLATAVAEAFAAEGRDVLLVVDSLTRFAMAQREIGLAAGEPPTAKGYTPSVLNKLACLVERAGRFRTGSITGFYTVLMEGDDQQDPVVDTVRSLLDGHIILSRALATKGHYPPIAVLDSLSRLMPQIVSKEHLRKAADVRALLAAYARSEDLIRIGAYQRGSDAVLDRALEVMPAIEDYLRQDTAGLSSFDDAARMLLALPS, encoded by the coding sequence ATGAGATCTCAGGTACTTGGACAGCTCGAAGATTATGTGAACCAGTGCTCGCCGATCCGATGGAAGGGACGGGTGAGTCGAGTGACGGGTAACCTCATTGAGTCGGATGGGCCTTTTGGTTGCATTGGCGAGGCGTGTGAGATCGAGAGTGCGAATGGAGTCGCGTTTGCTGGCGAGATCATTGGCTTTCGTGGGCGAACTGTTTTATCGATGATGACGGAGGCTCCAGCGGGAGTCCGTCTGGGCGATGCGATCACTGCGGTAGGAAGAAGACCGTCGGTGCGCGTTGGCGCGGACTTACTGGGACGTGTGCTGGACGCGAGCGGCAAGCCGATGGATGGGATGGGGAGTTATCGCTCGACGCGGGTGATGGAGATTGAACGGCCGGCGCCGCAGCCGTTCGAACGACTGCCGATCCGGGAACACTTGGGCTGCGGGATTCGGGCGCTTGATGGATTTGTTCCTTGCGGACGTGGACAGCGGCTGGGAATTTTTGGGGGAAGCGGTGTCGGCAAGAGCACGCTGCTGGGAATGATGTCGCGGGGAACAGCGGCAGATGTGATCGTGATGGCGCTGGTGGGCGAACGCGGCCGAGAGGTTGGAGAGTTTCTCGAGGTCCTGGGAGAGCAGGGCCGATCGCGGAGTGTGGTGGTTGTTTCGACGTCCAATGAGCCGCCTCTGTTGCGCTTGCGGGCTCCGTTGCTGGCTACGGCGGTTGCGGAGGCATTTGCGGCTGAAGGAAGAGACGTGCTGCTTGTGGTGGATTCGCTGACGCGCTTTGCGATGGCGCAGCGCGAGATTGGTCTCGCGGCAGGTGAGCCACCGACTGCGAAGGGATATACGCCGTCGGTATTGAACAAGCTCGCGTGCCTTGTGGAGCGTGCCGGGCGTTTTCGAACTGGAAGCATCACGGGGTTCTATACGGTGCTGATGGAAGGTGACGATCAGCAGGACCCAGTTGTGGACACGGTGCGATCGCTGCTTGATGGGCACATTATTCTGAGTCGCGCGCTGGCAACGAAAGGGCATTATCCACCGATCGCGGTTCTGGACAGCCTTAGCCGGCTGATGCCGCAGATTGTGAGTAAGGAACACCTGAGGAAGGCTGCGGACGTGCGAGCACTGCTTGCTGCGTATGCGCGATCCGAAGACTTAATCCGGATTGGCGCATATCAGCGTGGAAGCGACGCAGTTCTGGATCGCGCGCTGGAGGTGATGCCAGCTATAGAAGATTATCTGCGACAGGACACCGCGGGACTGTCCAGCTTTGATGATGCCGCGCGGATGTTGCTTGCCTTGCCGAGCTAA
- a CDS encoding FliH/SctL family protein — translation MSSGLISIQALEYREVGRYGNALAAAVPAPELIESEQNPGVSEEEVTRRVQSAREEAKAEAEERIRVERDRAREEAEERLAQRLREFELERSNYLRSVEREVVQLSLAIARKIIQREAEVDPTLLSGLVRIALDRMQCGTAVRVRVAPAEAERWRKLGRNDGSRAQWDVVADEQLQATDCIVETELGTANFSFEAQLRDVEESFAQLLAHRPAA, via the coding sequence TTGTCTAGTGGATTGATTTCGATCCAGGCGCTTGAGTATCGGGAGGTGGGCCGCTATGGCAACGCGTTAGCGGCCGCCGTGCCCGCGCCTGAGCTCATTGAGTCGGAGCAGAACCCGGGGGTTTCGGAAGAGGAGGTCACCCGGCGAGTGCAATCTGCGCGCGAGGAGGCGAAGGCAGAGGCCGAGGAACGAATTCGTGTTGAGCGGGATCGCGCGCGAGAAGAAGCAGAAGAGCGACTGGCGCAGCGGTTGCGGGAGTTTGAGCTTGAGCGAAGCAATTACTTGCGGTCCGTGGAGCGCGAGGTGGTTCAACTGTCACTCGCAATTGCACGCAAAATTATCCAGCGCGAAGCTGAGGTGGATCCGACCTTACTGTCAGGTCTAGTTCGGATTGCCTTGGACAGAATGCAATGCGGAACCGCTGTGCGGGTTCGTGTTGCACCGGCTGAGGCGGAGCGCTGGAGAAAATTGGGAAGAAACGATGGCAGTCGGGCTCAATGGGATGTTGTTGCCGATGAGCAGCTGCAGGCAACCGATTGCATCGTTGAGACGGAGTTGGGGACTGCGAACTTTAGCTTTGAAGCGCAGTTGCGCGATGTGGAAGAGAGCTTCGCGCAGCTGCTGGCGCACAGGCCGGCTGCATGA